The region AAAGGAGTGAGACTCATGCCCAAAGGGTCGTTCCGAGGAGGTGTGCATCCTCCGGGGAACAAGTCGAGCACCGCTGGACTTTCGATCGTGCGGGCCCAGCGACCGTCTCAAGTCGTGGTAATGCTTCGTCAGGCTACTCGTTCTGCTCTAACACCCATAGTTGAGAAAGGATCCGCCGTCCTCATGGGACAGAAGATCGCTGACAGCGAGGACCGGCGGGCCGTGCCCGTGCACTCGCCTGTATCGGGCAAGGTCACAGGCATAGTAACGGTCAGGGCCTGGAATGGCTGTCTGGAACCGGCCGTCGCCATCGAGTCCGATGGTGAGGACACGCTCGCCGATTCCGTCGCGCCTGTTGCGGAGGTGGAGGCCCTCTCCCGAGAGGAGCTTCTGGCGATTATCCGGGACGCGGGGATCGTGGGCATGGGAGGCGCAGAGTTCCCCACGCACGCAAAACTGGCTCTACCTGCGAATGTGAAAGCGGACACGTTCATTATCAACGGGGCGGAGTGCGAACCGTACCTCACCGCTGACCACCGCCTTATGGTGGAGCGGCCCGCTGATGTGGTACGAGGAGCACAGATCCTGATGAGTGCGGTCGGGGTTTCGAAAGGCATAATCGCAGTGGAAGACAACAAGCCCGATGCCGCGGAGGCCTTACGGCATGCCGCCCGTGCCGCACAGGGCATCGAGGTAGCTGTTGTTGAGACTAAGTATCCACAAGGTTCTGAAAAACATCTGATCAAGAGCGTTCTGGGAAGGTCAGTTCCCCCCGGCTGCCTGCCGTTCCATGTGGGAGTCGTCGTGAACAACGT is a window of Bacillota bacterium DNA encoding:
- the rsxC gene encoding electron transport complex subunit RsxC, which translates into the protein MPKGSFRGGVHPPGNKSSTAGLSIVRAQRPSQVVVMLRQATRSALTPIVEKGSAVLMGQKIADSEDRRAVPVHSPVSGKVTGIVTVRAWNGCLEPAVAIESDGEDTLADSVAPVAEVEALSREELLAIIRDAGIVGMGGAEFPTHAKLALPANVKADTFIINGAECEPYLTADHRLMVERPADVVRGAQILMSAVGVSKGIIAVEDNKPDAAEALRHAARAAQGIEVAVVETKYPQGSEKHLIKSVLGRSVPPGCLPFHVGVVVNNVATAVAVADRFDRGMPLIERVVTVTGSAVASPANVLARIGTKAQELIDQCGGYSMEPGKIVFGGPMMGCPIPSTDVSISKGTSGILVLSQAEAKRIEPIAC